CATCTCAACGATCACTTTTGCAGATGACCAATGATCGACTTAATGGGCTCGTCGATAAAACACATCGCTGGGTAATCAGCACCAAGCTTTTAGAAAAAGACATCAAAAAACAACTTGGCGCGGTTAAGATTCTTTCTGAACCTGTTGGGCGTAACACCATGGCCGCAGTTTGCTGGGGAGCATGGAGCATCGCGCAAAAACACCCCGATGCATTAGTTGCTGTGTTACCCGCAGATGCACACATCACTGAAAATAACGCATACAAAGCTGCACTTAAAACCGCATTTGAAGTCGCTGATAATGAAAACCGCATTGTGTGTTTGGGAATGAAACCCACCTATGCAGCAACTGGTTATGGCTATATTCAAGCAGGCCAAGATCTGCAAGCTGGAGGCCTTAGCATTGTAAAGTTCATCGAAAAACCATCACTCCAAACCGCAGAAACACTCGTAAGTTCAAAAGATTTTTTATGGAATGCTGGGATCTTTGTATTTAAGGTGAAAACTTTTATTGAAGAAACTAGAAAACATGCTCCTGCATTTGCAAAAATATTTGATTCGGTGATGAAAACCCCAAAACGTTTAAATTCAGTTTATAAAACTATCCCCAAAGAACCTGTTGATATTGCACTTATGGAAAAAACAGATCGCGGAGCCGTATTGCCATGCGATTTTGGTTGGAATGACCTTGGTTCATGGACAGCCCTAGAAGAAGTATTAAAATCAAACTTTCCTGGTGGTGTTATCAATTCAGAGTGTGACTCTATCTCTATTGATTCCCATGGAAATATCGTTGATGCACCAAAAGGTAAATTTGTCGGCCTCATAGGCGCTGAAAATCTAATTATTGTTCAAACACCCGATGCACTTCTGATTTGTTCTAAAGATAAAGCCCAAGATATCAAAAAACTTGTTAGCCTTTTAGAACAAAATAAAAAACTTGGCAAAAAACTACTTTAAAATTACTCAGCTGATGCAGGACTCGTTGAATCTTTTTGAGTTTTGTTTGGGCTAAGCGCACCCTCCACACGGGTGACTCGTCCATCAAACTTTTCATCGATTTCAGTACGAATGACTTTGCCCGCTCTGTAATAAACCCAGAGATCAGGTTTACCATCAGAATTTCGATCTACTTCTTTTTTACGTAATTCATTTTTAAAATAATGTTTCCAGATATTGGTATCACCATCTGCTTGAATTTTTCTTTTAATCTCACCTGATAATAAATCATATTCAGAAACCACATCTACTATGGCGTCGTAATCTAAATCCATTTCGGTTTTAGACATTTTTCCTTTTTCCCAATGTTTAACGAGGTCAACTTTTTTATCGCGGTTAATATCAAAGAGCTGCATCAAAAGTTGTTTTGTTCCATTCTCATTTTTTATGAATAAAACAAAAATATCAGGGCTTCCTTTGCCTGCTGAATCTATTTTCTCTAGAATATTTTCTGGCCCAATATTTTTGAGATAATCGTCTAATTTAATATTTTGAACCAAGGGCTTTTTGTCTTTTTCAGTATCTTTTTTTTCAGAATCTTTTTTCTCGGTAACTTTTTTTTCTGAAGCGGTAGGCACTGGCGCCCCAAGTACTGTTACAGATAATGTTAATGTGATAAGTCCCACCAGAAATTGCATTTGTTACCCTCCCCAAAAGCGCACCGTGCGAGTTGAAAAATCGTAACTAATATTTCTATTTTTGGCAAGCCGCATTAGATGTAGCGAGCGACGCGTTATAATATATGTGAAGAAAAATATCCGAGTGATAGTGTGTAGTTATAACCATCCACATTAGAGTACTGATAATATTTTACGGCTGCATTATAGCCGAAATCTTTAAACAAGACGCCCATAATACCCAGACCTATGTCTTGAACAAAATAAAAGTCAGAACTTTTCTCAGACATTCCCATTACTGAAGATTTAACTGTCTTATAGAGCGACCCCGCTCCAAAAGTTACATACGGATTAATATGATTGTTGAATTCATAACGATACTTTGCCTCAAGAGTCATGAGCAAATCAGATTGCTGAACTGACACTGTTGCATTTCCGTCAGTGGGGTAAGGTAAATAAGAAAGATGAAACCCGGCACCATAGGGCCCTTTAAACGCCATGACATCACCACCATATGAATATTCACTTACGCGATCTTTTTCACCAGTAGGTGGTGTGTAACTTGTTTTTCCAAATTGTGGGCCCAAATAAAAATCAGCAGCGTATGAAGTTACCCCGAATAAATTTAGACTCATAAGAATAAGAAATAGGCACAACACTCGCATTTTATTCTCCACGATTCACCATTCTCGGTGGATTAATTTCAAAGCCTTTACACGGTTTGAAATTTTGAATGGTTAATTCATCACCAAATACAGATAGAACCTCACTACAGACATCAGGTGATAATTTTTCATCATTAAAAAAAACTGAAATGGTTTCGCCCATGCTCATGAAATCTGTTTTTCTATTTTTTGTGAAATTCTCAGCAAACCGAGGTAAAAAATTTAAAATCGCTATTTTTGTTTTTTCAGCGCCCCAGATATTTGACAATCGATAAAAAAATGAAGCGTAAATACTACCAATCTCATGTTGCTCGAGTCGACGGCGCGGACTATCTTCATTTAAATTATGATCAACAATATCTTTTAATTGCTGTTTTTTATTTCCGGCAACATTTTTTTTCACCTGCACATCACGAGAAAGATTCTTTTTGGCCGAAGGCAACATCCATGCAGGATTTTTTGAATACTCATAAGCGAAATAATCAGCTAAACCTTCATTCAGCGCTGAAGCTAACAGTACGTTTACTTTAGCTAGCTGTTCTGGCGTTAAGTCTGTGATGTCTTGTGGGTCAGGAGTAAGTTCAGCCGTGCGATCAGCCAATTGTGTCATCACAAAATTTGTTTTAGCATGAAAAATTCTATGAAAATACTCATGGGCAACGATACCGCCGTTAAATCCCAAGGGTAACTCATCTCTTTTATAAGGGTGGTACACAAAGAGATCCAACATCGATATATAGGCTGCATTGTTAGTGATAGGATATGTTTCAAATCTTTTGTCTGTAAAAATATGCTCAGGGTCAACAATTACAGCATAGGGAAATTCCAACTTATCATTTGCATTAAACCCGTCATAAAAGGTTTTTGTTCCTTCGGTATGATACATGACCGTTGAGAGTAATAAAGATGTGTAGTCTGTAGGGATAAGCACATCGCCAACAGTGGCGAAATGAGCAGATGGCGTATTTTGGCCACTGATTTTTGTATCGATGATACCCCAGTCTTTAGCTTTAAGATTTTCAACTTCATGTGAAACTTTGCCGCCATACTTTAAATTTGCCACAGAGCCTGTCATAGACTGAATATCACTTACCGATCTTAGCTCGACCGTAGTAAAGCGATATTGCCCCTGGCCGTCTTCAAGTGGGATTCTCACCTTATAAATCCCGTTATATTTTGGCTCTTTTTTAGTGCAAGACATGGCTATAAACACGATGGCCATTAAGACTGAAATTTTACAGATTACGCGCTTCACAAGTAGTCTCCGAGAGAGTAAAGACATAGCAATACTGAGGCCATGGAGGTGCGTAATATATTGAGATTTCGCTCCTTTTTTGAGACAAAAAGCAGCTAAACCGCATAACTTGAGGCTATTTTGGGCACCCTGACGTTTGATTTCGCAAAAGAACTTAATCCTGAGCAGTGGTTTGCTGTGGAATCAACTGACGGCCCCGTCTTAATTTTAGCTGGAGCAGGAAGCGGCAAAACTCGAGTTTTAACCTATAGAGCTGCGCATCTTGTGGCCACTGGCAAGGCACATCCCAGTGAAATTTTAGCCGTCACATTCACCAATAAAGCAGCTCGAGAAATGCTTGAGCGCACAAATAAGTTACTCACGCGCATAGGCGTTGATCGCACATCAGAGCCTTTATGGATAAGTACATTTCACTCATCATGTGTGCGCATTTTACGTCGCCATGTAGAATTACTTGGCTACGGTTCAAGCTTTGCGATTTATGACGACGGTGATCAGCTCTCAATACTTAAAAAAGTTTGTAATAATCTAGGAATCAACGACAAAATTTACCCTCCTAAGAGTTTTCAATTTCAGATCAATCAAGCAAAAAATCAATTTATAGACCCAGCAGAAATGAAAAAAAGGAAATTTCATTTTATGGATGAAAAAAACGCCACCGTCTATGAAGCTTATGAAAATGAGATGCGAAAAAACAACGCTCTTGATTTTGGCGATTTACTTTTCAAAACAGTTGAGCTCTTTCAGCAACATAAAAATCTTTTAGAAGAATACCAAGAGCGCTTTCGCTACATCATGGTTGACGAGTATCAAGATACAAATCGTGTTCAGTACCTCCTTGTTCAACTTTTAGCGCAAAAATACGGCAATCTTTGCGTTGTTGGTGATGAAGATCAAAGTATCTACTCATGGCGAGGGGCTGATATTTCAAATATTCTTAACTTTGAACGTGATTTTCCAAATGCGAAGGTTGTTAAATTAGAACAAAATTATAGATCAACAAAAAATATCGTAGAAGCCGCAAGTCATGTCATTCGTAACAATACTGAAAGAAAAGATAAAATCTTATGGACTGAAAATTCTGTGGGCGAGCTTATCACCTTACGTGAAGAACCCACTGAACAAGACGAAGCTAGAAGCCTTGTGCGCGAAATTAAAACATTAGCCCAAGATGAAAATCTTAATTTTAATGAATTTGCTGTTTTTTACCGAACTAACGCACAATCAAGAGTCATTGAAGATCAACTGCGCAGTCATCAAGTGCCTTACAAAATTATTGGCGGCATGAAGTTTTATGACCGCGCTGAGATTAAAGATATGATCAGCTATCTAAAAATTATCTTAAATCCCAGAGATAGTATTAGTCTCAAAAGAATTATTAACACACCCGCTCGGGGCATCGGCAAAACAACAATTGAAAAGTTAGAAAAATATTCTGATGCGCAGGGGCTTTGTCTTTACGATACGATTATCCCTGCCCTTGAAGAAAAAATACTTGATCGAGGTGCCACAAGAAAAGTTTTAGAATTTATGGAAATGCTCACAAAACTCATTGAGCAAAATAAAAACGCCTCACCTATTGATGCCTATCACTCGATCTTAGATGCTACTCAGTATGTAAATAAATTACGTCTTGAAGACACACCCGAAGCTCAAGCTCGAGTTGAAAATTTAGAAGAACTCGATTCAGCTATTGCTGAATTCCAAAAAGAACGTGGAGACGAAGGTACACTTCAGGCCTTGCTAGAAGAAATGGCTTTAGTTACAGACGCTGACAAACACAATATCGAACAAGTACATGCAGTGACACTGATGACCCTACACGTATCAAAGGGTTTAGAATTTCCGGTGGTGTTTGTTGTTGGTTTAGAAGACGGGTTATTTCCTTCATCGCGAACAATAGAAGAAGGCGATGGCGAATGTGAAGAAGAACGCAGACTTTTTTACGTCGGCATGACTCGCGCACGCCAAAGACTTTTCTTAAGTTATGCTCGTACTAGAAAAGTATGGGGCAATGATCAGATGAACCCACCGAGTCGATTCTTAAATGAAATTCCTGAAAATTATTTAAATAAAATTTCATCCCTACAACGACCATCAACTTCTAGTTGGCGTGCTCCCACATTAGGTCGAAACTCGTGGTCAAAACGCAGTAATGATACATCTGCAGATGCCATGCCTTCATACGAAGATTTTGGAGATGCCCATAGCGATATGGATAGTGATGCAGCCAATGGTTTTAAAAAAGGAATGCGTGTCAGACACCCGAGCTACGGCGTGGGTGTGATTCATCAAGCCGAGGGAAATGGCGATGATCAAAAAGTCACAATTTTGTTTCCAGATAATTCGATCAAAAAATTTGTCGTAAAGTTTGCAAGGCTTGAGCGCGCCTGACAAGAAATGTTCTATTTCACAGCCTCAATTGGCAAACCCATTTGATGATCAATACTAAGATTATTCTTAGCATTTTTTAATTCTTCCCACTCGTGCTCATAATCACCCACGTCACTAGGCTTGAGCATCTCAACCTTTGGATCTCGATAAATTCCTTTTCGACTATCCCAACCTACAAACTCACGAACACCCTTGGAAGCTGAAACCATAAAGTTTGGTACAAGAGTTGTTTTTCCGCCACCACTGGGAATATCAAGGGACAATGTTGGCATGGCAAGACCTGAAAGATGCCCCCACATTTCACGCATGATCTCTTCACTACTTTCAACTGTTGTGCGTAAGTGATCAGTGCCTTCACTTGGATCACACTGAAACATATAATAGGGCTTCACTCGCAAATACAAAAGTCTGCGGTTAAGCGCTTGAATGATCGCAGCATTGTTATTCACACCATTGAGTAAAACCATTTGATTTAAAACTGGAATCCCGTGATCAACAAGCAATGTAAGTGCTTGCCTTGCTTCAAGGGTGAGTTCTTTTGGATGACTAAAGTGACTCATCATATAGACAGGCGCATAACGACGCATGATTTTACAAAGATCTTCATCAATACGCATTGGGCAAACAACTGGCATTCGTGAGCCAATACGAATAATTTCAATATGCTCAATACTTCGAATATCACTAAGCACACGATCAAGAAGTGAATTTGAAAGTGTAAGCGGGTCACCGCCCGAAAAAATCACCTCACGAATACCGGGGTGAGAGCGTATATATGACAGGGCTTTTTGATATTCATTTGAATTGATGAAACCTTCATCTTGGCCGGTAAATCGCTTTCGCGTACAAAACCTGCAATAAACACTACACGTATCAGTTACTAAAAATAAAACCCGATCAGAATAGCGATGAATTAGATTTTGCCCGTGGCTATGAGTTTCTTCAGCCAGCGGATCAAGCATTTGTTGCTCACCAGCTTCTACCTCTAATACATGAGGCAGCATGATGCGCTTTAACGGATTCATAAAATTACTTTGATTTTTTTTAGCAACACTATTTGATTCTTCAATTTGAGCAGCAATACTTGCGTAATAAGGTGTTGTTGATACTTTAAAGATGCTTTTAAGTTGTTCAAAACCTTTGATTTCATCAGAGCTGAGATTAAATACTTTTTCAAAATCTTCTTTTTGAGTCAGTCGATGTTGAAGCTGCCAAGTCCATTGGTACCATTGATGAGAATCAATAGCCTCATATGCACTAGCTTTCTTTGTGGATAAGAAATCAAACTTCATAGTGACGACATTTGTCGCTTATAGGGGTGCGTTGTGTCAAGTTTTGATACATGTCTAACCCACATAAATCATTAAGGAATTCTAATCCACTTTAAAGCTCTGTTTGAAGACCTGTGATTTTTAGTAATTCACCCATGGCGCATACCCTTTTAAATTCTCAATGATTCTCGACGCCTAGGCAAAAACAACTCGTTGGCGTGGCCTTTGGAATAAGAACAGTCATGACGGCCTAAGCGCTGCAAGTTTATTTAAAAGGAGAGAAGCGATGAATCGCCTACTTGTCACATTAATTCTAACGCTGGTTTTAGTTGTTTCATTTATGAGCACCGCACAAAGTGCAGTTACAGACATACCCTATAACGTAGAGCTACAAGAAATTGCGACAAAGCAAACGGCGCAAACAACAGCTGAATGTAGTGGTGACTGTCTTACAACGGATAAGCAGAACCCAACTACTCCTGAAACTAAAAATACAAAAGACATTGCAGCCGTCATCGCAATTGCAGTGCCGCCTGCCGTACCGACTACTGATAAAGCCAATCAAGAAGCACTCGAAGCAGACATCTATGCATGCGAAAAAGATAAAGAAGGTAATCTTCTCTATGGAATCAACCGCGGAAAATGTCTCACCGAAAAAATTAAACAACTGGTTAAAGATCGTAAACATCGCGAAGACATCATGGAAGCCATGGACGATCTCGAAGTTGCCTATAATGATTTTCTCATGGGCGAAGATGACGAAGATTCATTTGAACGCGATAATGACGAAGACTCTGATTCAAGTTCATTGCGCAGAAGTCGAAGAAATAGTCGAAGAAGTGATCGCAGCAGTGCAAATTCAAGAAAACGTGAAGTTAAAAAATTCGAAAAACTTATTGAAGGACTTGATAGCCGCACGGTAAAGAATTCAAACGTACGCGCACGTGCACGTGAAATCTTGCTCTTTGGCAAACATCTTGTTTATAGCAATAACGTTGCTCGCGTTGAAAATTTAAAAATGCAAATTAAAGGTGCTTTAGAAAATAAAGACTACTCAACAGCACAAAATCTAGTTAATCAACTTAATGATCGAAATCTAATGAAGAATCTTTTTGAAACTAGAGGCGATGCACTTGTTGCATTAAGAAACTATAATAAAATTTCATCCAAACTTGACCCCCAATATGATTGGGCAATAAAAAATTCGAATGAAAATCTTATCTCTGCAATGAATAGAATCTCTTCTGCTCAAGATAGCAGTAGTGACCCACGACAATATCAACAAGAATTAATGAAATTACGTGCCGCCATTGAAACAAGAAGTCGCAGTCAAGTTAACGAAGGTGGAACTGTTGCTAATCAAAATACAGGAATGTTTGGCGATATTCTAACTGAGCTTGGAGTGAATCGTCCACGCACACAAAACCAAAATGGAAATGGCACAAACTCAAACGCTGATTTTGGATTTAACTACTCACCACGTTCATCAGGTAATGCTAATAGAATTTCACTAGAAGCTTTTGATCTCTCGTCTACAACCACAAATAACAGCTCTGGTAGATCTATTTTTGATACCGGCAGTACAGCCCCAGGAAGTAGATTAGGTAATTATCTCAACTCAAATCCTGCAGCTCAATATGCCGTAGCTCCTGTTGGTCAAAATTATTTACCAACTACAAGCTTGGGTCGTAATTAATTATAAATTCTCTAAGCGAAATGAAAACCCGATTGTTATAAAAGTCAGCGGAATTGGCCCGAGGCCTTGTGCGATTTCAAATCGCGCATCCGTTGCAGGGTGAAGTGAATAATACGTGCCCAAAGCTAAACCCACGACACCGTAGTCTTTAACTTGACCCACAAATAAATAATGATCATCACCTATAAATGATCGAATGTAGGGCCCCCAACTTGAGTTCTCGTAATAAGTTTGAAAACGAGGGCCGATTGTTCCGATATAATGGGTTTCTCCATTTTGGGCTGCAATCCTGATTGATGCATCAATATAGATCATGTCGTGTTCATTGTATGATCCGATTCTTAAACCAGAAAAACCTTCGACTAAAATATAACTTGAAGTACTAAACGCCGTACCAAGTGAAACTCCTATATCAAATATTTGAGGTGAATACGGTTCATCTTTAATTGGACTCACATACTGATCTATTTGTGCACTTGCATTTATAGAGATGCCAAGTACTACAGACATGAGGGTTATTGAAATTTTTCTGAAAAACCGAGGTTTCATTTCATCAGGCTAACAACACTCAACTGAATTAGACCAACAAAAAAGCCTTAAAAATAAAACCCCTGGGTTTCCCCAGGGGCCCTGCTCGCCGCCGCTCACTGATGCCAGCTGCTTTTCGTAGTTGTTTATCAGAGCTGCAAAATCGTAGATGCCGTCGAGATGCAATTAAAATGCGATCAGAAGTTGATGGCGGCTTTCGAAGTTAAACCGTATGCAAAATCATTTCTAAAGTTTTGTCCGGGTGTTCCTGTCCATGCACTGCCGGGAAATAAAAATCCCATAGTGGTGGACCACATAAATTTATCTGTGGGATGATAATTGATTCCTAAATCTGCTTCAAAACCTATAGAGTTACCCACATTTCCATTGGCTGCTGACGTAGCAGGCTTTTGTAATGTTGCATATGCAACTGTTCCAAGTAGATCATACTTTTCGCCCAACGCTAGCTTGATATTTGGCGCGAAGTAAATGGCGTTACTGATCACTTCAGTATCTAGACCACCTAATTCAGAAACTCGTGAAGCTGGATTTGAAACTCCAGCAACTTGTGCAACTCGGCTACCCGCCATATTTGTTTTCAAAAGATCGTATTGCCCGAGTGCATGATTAAACATCATCATGGCGATATCATAGTTTGGGCTGAAGAAATAACCTTCAAAGCGTGCTGTGTCTGGATCATCCCCACTGGCAACACCAGCGAGTAAATTCAAAGTAAGACTACCCGTACGATAACCAAATTGCCCTGCTAGACCAAAGCCTGACATCTCAACTCTCTCAAGACCACTTGGTGTTTGAATTTTCACACCACTGTAGCCATTTAAGAAACCAAGCTCAGCACCTAAATTAAAGTTGTCGGTGTTTTTCTTCACAAAGAAATTCATGTTGTATGCTTGATAACCATCATAGAGAATCGCAGGTTGTGCAGCACTACCAAAATTTGAAGCGGGAAAATCATTACCACGGCTTGGTGTACCAGCATCACGTGGTGCCACTCGTGAATCAAACAAAAATCCCATAGCAAAATCTGTCTCAGGATTACTGTACTCAGCGGTCACAATATAATCGTTGATGTCATCTTCTGAAGTGAGAGCTGATTCACGCACTTTACCGTATGCTGGAGTAATAGTGATGTTACCCATGACAATTTTATAAGCCACAAGATCTTTTGTTGAGAGCCAGTGATCAAACGGGCCATTGCCAGCATTGTAAGCCATACCAAGACCAAATTCAAAAGGCACTCGCCCAATAACAAGTGCACCGAACTCGTGGATCCAATCCATGTAGAGTTCGTTCACTGCAATGGTTTGACTTTCTTGAGCAGTTGATTGAATTGCTGAGGGTGTCCCTTGAGTACTTGTAGAACTTGTTTGTGTTCCTGAGTAATCACCTAAAGGTGCACCGGCTTGGTTATTTGAAATTGAATTATTAAAAATATCAAACCGAGCTTTGATGTTAAGACCATCGGTTGCAATAATTTTTGGTTTTAAGACTAAGTGATTCAAAATGTAGCTGTTTTCAATACCGGCGTTTTTATCGAGTGTGAGGTTTTTAATGAAGATTCCCTCAGCGCGATAATAACCAGACCAGCCAATGTCACCAGCATGTGAGAAATTCAAATAGCCAATATTTACGAGTAGTATGAGAACGACGCGCATAATCACGCAGCTAACCCCCCTAAAAGAATTCATAATTCCTTGATTCATTTGGTATGTCTCCAGAAGAAAAATGTCAAACGTTAAACAAAATATAATACGTTACCATACATCACAATATGTTAACGGTTCAGCTTACAAATATAACGCGTCACGCTAAATCAGCGTCCTCGACGTTGTTGTTCTTCTTCGTAGTATTTCTTGTAGAGGAGATCGTATTCCCTTGAACCTTCAAAAATGCCTTTTTTCATGGAGGTAATTTTTTGACGGACAGCATCATCAACCGAAGTCTCGCGTTTTACATATTCAATCACTGCACGCTTAGCCTCACGGATAACTTCATCTTCATCTGTATATTCAACAAGATCATCGTTCCAAATTCCGTCTACAATTACGTGGGCTAAATGGGTTTGACGATCTTCACTTAAAATCACAAAACTATTCCTTTTTGTTTCGCTAACTTTTGTTTCAACATTGGAAACATCTTGCGACGATCAAACCCGCCTGGGTTCTGGATTTCAAGCTCATCCATCATGCGGTGAACTTCTTGTACCAGATCATCTTCTCGCTTAAAGTCTAGGTTCACAAGTTCAATTGCCCGAGCAATAACTTCTTTCTCAGATTTTTTAAATTCAATGAGTTCTCGCTCTTTGAGTTTATCAATCACGTTATGAACTAAACGATCAATTTGTGTAGGATGTAGTTTCATCGAAATTGACTAAATGCCCACAACCCTTCAATGTCAAGAGAGATGGTAAAAAAACGT
This DNA window, taken from Oligoflexia bacterium, encodes the following:
- a CDS encoding sugar phosphate nucleotidyltransferase; amino-acid sequence: MKRFAIIMAGGSGTRFWPKSTKRSPKQLLPLTSQRSLLQMTNDRLNGLVDKTHRWVISTKLLEKDIKKQLGAVKILSEPVGRNTMAAVCWGAWSIAQKHPDALVAVLPADAHITENNAYKAALKTAFEVADNENRIVCLGMKPTYAATGYGYIQAGQDLQAGGLSIVKFIEKPSLQTAETLVSSKDFLWNAGIFVFKVKTFIEETRKHAPAFAKIFDSVMKTPKRLNSVYKTIPKEPVDIALMEKTDRGAVLPCDFGWNDLGSWTALEEVLKSNFPGGVINSECDSISIDSHGNIVDAPKGKFVGLIGAENLIIVQTPDALLICSKDKAQDIKKLVSLLEQNKKLGKKLL
- a CDS encoding outer membrane beta-barrel protein; this translates as MSLNLFGVTSYAADFYLGPQFGKTSYTPPTGEKDRVSEYSYGGDVMAFKGPYGAGFHLSYLPYPTDGNATVSVQQSDLLMTLEAKYRYEFNNHINPYVTFGAGSLYKTVKSSVMGMSEKSSDFYFVQDIGLGIMGVLFKDFGYNAAVKYYQYSNVDGYNYTLSLGYFSSHIL
- a CDS encoding 3'-5' exonuclease, giving the protein MGTLTFDFAKELNPEQWFAVESTDGPVLILAGAGSGKTRVLTYRAAHLVATGKAHPSEILAVTFTNKAAREMLERTNKLLTRIGVDRTSEPLWISTFHSSCVRILRRHVELLGYGSSFAIYDDGDQLSILKKVCNNLGINDKIYPPKSFQFQINQAKNQFIDPAEMKKRKFHFMDEKNATVYEAYENEMRKNNALDFGDLLFKTVELFQQHKNLLEEYQERFRYIMVDEYQDTNRVQYLLVQLLAQKYGNLCVVGDEDQSIYSWRGADISNILNFERDFPNAKVVKLEQNYRSTKNIVEAASHVIRNNTERKDKILWTENSVGELITLREEPTEQDEARSLVREIKTLAQDENLNFNEFAVFYRTNAQSRVIEDQLRSHQVPYKIIGGMKFYDRAEIKDMISYLKIILNPRDSISLKRIINTPARGIGKTTIEKLEKYSDAQGLCLYDTIIPALEEKILDRGATRKVLEFMEMLTKLIEQNKNASPIDAYHSILDATQYVNKLRLEDTPEAQARVENLEELDSAIAEFQKERGDEGTLQALLEEMALVTDADKHNIEQVHAVTLMTLHVSKGLEFPVVFVVGLEDGLFPSSRTIEEGDGECEEERRLFYVGMTRARQRLFLSYARTRKVWGNDQMNPPSRFLNEIPENYLNKISSLQRPSTSSWRAPTLGRNSWSKRSNDTSADAMPSYEDFGDAHSDMDSDAANGFKKGMRVRHPSYGVGVIHQAEGNGDDQKVTILFPDNSIKKFVVKFARLERA
- a CDS encoding KamA family radical SAM protein, whose amino-acid sequence is MKFDFLSTKKASAYEAIDSHQWYQWTWQLQHRLTQKEDFEKVFNLSSDEIKGFEQLKSIFKVSTTPYYASIAAQIEESNSVAKKNQSNFMNPLKRIMLPHVLEVEAGEQQMLDPLAEETHSHGQNLIHRYSDRVLFLVTDTCSVYCRFCTRKRFTGQDEGFINSNEYQKALSYIRSHPGIREVIFSGGDPLTLSNSLLDRVLSDIRSIEHIEIIRIGSRMPVVCPMRIDEDLCKIMRRYAPVYMMSHFSHPKELTLEARQALTLLVDHGIPVLNQMVLLNGVNNNAAIIQALNRRLLYLRVKPYYMFQCDPSEGTDHLRTTVESSEEIMREMWGHLSGLAMPTLSLDIPSGGGKTTLVPNFMVSASKGVREFVGWDSRKGIYRDPKVEMLKPSDVGDYEHEWEELKNAKNNLSIDHQMGLPIEAVK
- a CDS encoding DUF507 family protein, translating into MILSEDRQTHLAHVIVDGIWNDDLVEYTDEDEVIREAKRAVIEYVKRETSVDDAVRQKITSMKKGIFEGSREYDLLYKKYYEEEQQRRGR
- a CDS encoding DUF507 family protein, which gives rise to MKLHPTQIDRLVHNVIDKLKERELIEFKKSEKEVIARAIELVNLDFKREDDLVQEVHRMMDELEIQNPGGFDRRKMFPMLKQKLAKQKGIVL